In Candidatus Neomarinimicrobiota bacterium, the DNA window CTTACTTTTTTAACGCTTGCAGGTGTTTTGGCGGATATAGGGTGGAGATATCCGTTTCTGATTCATCTACACGCTTTTTTGGTTATTCCCGGAGTAATCCTCGCCGTAAAAGAGCCGAATATCGGACATGAAAATATTGAGGAGATTCTTTCAAATGTGAAAGTGCCATTCCCCTGGAAATCTACATTGATAATAAACACCATCTCATTTTCAGCTATGTTCGTGCTGTTCCTTTTCCCCGTGCATCTTCCATTTTACCTTACTTCCGAATTGGGAGCCTCCAACAGTTATGTCGGGCTGGCATTGGCGATTCAATCGACGGTCGCCATCTTTTTAGGGCTACTCTACAGGCGGATTAAAGCGCGTTTATCGTTCCAGGGAATTATGGCGGTAATCTTTCTATGCTTAGGAATCAACCATCTTATGATAGCGATTTTCGCTGATTGGATCATTCTCGTTGTCGGAATGTTGATAGGAGGAATCTCCATGGGATTGTTAGCGCCCAATACGAATGTATGGGTTTCGACGTCAACTCACAGAGCAACGCGCGGGCGCTCAATTAGTATAATGGTTTCGGTAATATTTCTTGCTCAATTCCTTGTACCCATTTTGTCCCAACCGGTATTACAGAGTATTGGATTCACCGGCATATTCGGATATGGGGCAGGAATATCGTTCTTGTTGTCGCTTATATTAGCGGCTGCCCACAAAAGGAAACCGCTGTGAATATAAACAGTGATCTAAAGGCAATAATCTGGGATTACGATGGTACTCTTGTGGATACAAGGCAAAAAAATCTGAATGTAACCAAGAATCTCATTAAAGATATTTCAGGAAGGAATACTGATGAGATTCCAATATTGAAAGACGTGGAAAAGTATCACCAGGCAACCATGAAGACTTCAAACTGGAGAAAACTTTATCAGGAGGAATTTCAATTAAGCGAAGAGCAAATAAATGAAGCTGGTTCATTATGGACAGAATATCAGCTTAGTGATAATACTCCGGTAACGGTTTTCGATGGAATCGAACGAGGAATATCATCACTTGGGAGTATCCCACAAGGAATAGTTTCGCAAAATTCTAAAAGTAATGTAATCCGACAGCTGGAAAAAGAAGGTCTTATTAAGCATTTCGGATATATAGTCGGCCATGAAGAAGTTGAAATAGATAAACAAAAGCCGGAACCTGATGGATTGATCGATTGCATAGACGAATTGATCGGTCCAAAAAAAGGAGTAATATTTTACATTGGTGACCATGAAATGGATATTCAGTGCGCTATGAATGCGAATAGAGTTTTGCAGGATACCGAATTAAAGATTTGCAGTATTGGCGCATTTTACGGCTCTGATTTAGACACATCAGATTGGCGCGTGCAACCCGATTATGAAGCGTACAGGGTTCAAGATCTGTTCGACATAATAAATAATTTTAGGCGCCATTGATATTTTTAACAAACCGGGATAATTTTTTCTCGTCTAATTTATCATCATTTCTTACGCCACTGCACACATCCACTCCGTAAGGAGAAACAGCTTCAATCGCCTCTGCTATATTCTGCGGATTCAATCCCCCGGCTAACCATACCGGAGCTTGAGCTAACTCTACAATCGCCTTACTTAATTCCCAATTATGGGTTCTTCCTGTGCCGCCAAGCTCTTTGACAGAGGAGCTCACATTACCGGAATCAAGTAACAAACCATCTACCAAAGGAGCGATTGAAATTGCTTCTTCAACAGAAGAATCATCTACCACATGAATAACTTTAATGATATTAATATCCGGTAGCTCTTCTTTAAAATCTGAATAATCTCCGTCCGTCAGAGTGTCACAGATCTGGATTGTCTTAACCTTACATCTTTTTTGCTGGGCAATTATTGAAGCGGTATCCTGTTTGCTTGTGAGAAGAAATGTAGAAATTTCTGAAGGAACGGAGGAGGCGATTTCAGCTATGAGCTCTTCGGCTATCACACCCGGACCGCTGGGCATCTCCGAGACTAACCCGATAGCGGATGCCCCGTATTTGATAGCCATTTCTGCTTCAGCTATATTACCAATACAACATATTTTTATTCTTGGTTTCATAGCATTAAATTATACGAATATTATTTATCCTGATGCAAAGAAAAAATATTAGAGAAGAGAAATTCATTATTGACACTATATACTGAGTTAGATATATTATAAATACTTCATAAAGTATATTTAACTTTAGACATAATCAGGAAGCACATGCGAATAGCAT includes these proteins:
- a CDS encoding MFS transporter — its product is LTFLTLAGVLADIGWRYPFLIHLHAFLVIPGVILAVKEPNIGHENIEEILSNVKVPFPWKSTLIINTISFSAMFVLFLFPVHLPFYLTSELGASNSYVGLALAIQSTVAIFLGLLYRRIKARLSFQGIMAVIFLCLGINHLMIAIFADWIILVVGMLIGGISMGLLAPNTNVWVSTSTHRATRGRSISIMVSVIFLAQFLVPILSQPVLQSIGFTGIFGYGAGISFLLSLILAAAHKRKPL
- a CDS encoding HAD family hydrolase, which gives rise to MNINSDLKAIIWDYDGTLVDTRQKNLNVTKNLIKDISGRNTDEIPILKDVEKYHQATMKTSNWRKLYQEEFQLSEEQINEAGSLWTEYQLSDNTPVTVFDGIERGISSLGSIPQGIVSQNSKSNVIRQLEKEGLIKHFGYIVGHEEVEIDKQKPEPDGLIDCIDELIGPKKGVIFYIGDHEMDIQCAMNANRVLQDTELKICSIGAFYGSDLDTSDWRVQPDYEAYRVQDLFDIINNFRRH
- a CDS encoding phosphoribosylanthranilate isomerase, which gives rise to MKPRIKICCIGNIAEAEMAIKYGASAIGLVSEMPSGPGVIAEELIAEIASSVPSEISTFLLTSKQDTASIIAQQKRCKVKTIQICDTLTDGDYSDFKEELPDINIIKVIHVVDDSSVEEAISIAPLVDGLLLDSGNVSSSVKELGGTGRTHNWELSKAIVELAQAPVWLAGGLNPQNIAEAIEAVSPYGVDVCSGVRNDDKLDEKKLSRFVKNINGA